The following nucleotide sequence is from Anomalospiza imberbis isolate Cuckoo-Finch-1a 21T00152 unplaced genomic scaffold, ASM3175350v1 scaffold_1054, whole genome shotgun sequence.
GGataaattttgggaatttcggtggtaaaatttgggaatttcgggggttggaaatggggaattttggggttaaaaatcgGGAATTTTTGGGTTGAAAATCGgattttttcagttaaaatttgggaatttctttTGGGTCGAGAAAGGAGAATTCGTGGGTTCAAAGgttcgggaattttggggctaagatttgggaattttggctGAAAAAAAGCGAATTttggtctcacctgagcagcaTCAGCGGGGGCAGGGCCAGGAAGGGCAGCAGCGACTGGGGGAGGGGCAGCCACGCCCGCAGCCCCCAAAAGGCCAAAGCCCCGCCCAGGCCGGCCCCGCCCGTCCCCGACGACCAATAGGAGATCCCggagctgctgggggaggaGCCAAGTGACAATGGCCACGCCCACTTTGAAATTTCCCCTTTTAAATTTGTTTCCACCcaattttggtgattttggacCCAATTTTAGGGATTTTCCTCTCTACTTTAGAGCCCCGCCCCCTTTTTTGTGTGGCCACACCCCCACGAGAAGCCACGCCCACCTGGCCCCACccccaatcccatttttggtgatttttatCAGATTTGGCCAATTTTGACCCGTTTTGGGTGACTTTTGACCCaattttgagggattttgtGCCATTTTAGAGCCACGCCCCCTTTTTGCATGTGGCCACGCCTCCATGTGAAGCTCCACCCACCTGGTCCTGCccccaatcccatttttggAGATTTTTATCAGATTTGGCCAATTTTGGCTGATTTTGACCCATTTTGTGACTTTTGGGCCCATTTTAAATTTGGCCACACCCATCCCCAACAACcaatgggagctgctgggggaggaGCCAAGAATGGCCACGCCCACTTTAGGAATTCCCTTTTTGCGCCATTTTAAAccaaattttgggggtttttgagcaattttgggggatttcagCACATTTTAGAGCGCTGCCGCCATTTTGAGTGTGGCCACGCCCCCACGAGGAGCCCCGCCCACCTGGCCCCACCCCCAATCtctttttttggtgattttggcCAAATCTGGCCAATTTCACCCCAATTTTGTTGGTTGTTTCTTGGCCCCTCCCCCCCTTCTGAGGCGTGGCCCAGGTGGGTGTGGCCCTCAGGTGAGGCCACGCCCCCTCAGGTGAGGCCACGCCTCCTTACCTGGGGTAGGAGGAGGCCAGGGTCAGGAAGGTGACCTCACCAAGCCCCGCCCCCGCACTGCCCAGCGCCACACCTGAGTGACCaatgagtgaccactgagtgaccactgaccactgagtgaccactgagtgaccactgagtgaccactgagtgaccactgagtgaccactgaccactgagtgaccactgagtgaccaatgagtgaccactgagtgaccactgagtgaccactgaccactgagtgacccctgagtgaccactgaccactgagtgacccctgagtgaccagtgagtgaccagtgagtgaccactgacctctgagtgaccactgagtgaccaatgagtgaccactgagtgaccactgagtgaccactgagtgaccaatgaatgaccactgaccactgagtgaccactgaccactgagtgaccactgagtgaccactgacctctgagtgaccactgagtgaccaatGAATGACCACTGACCAGAGTGACCCCTGaatgacccctgagtgaccactgacccctgagtgacccctgagtgacccttgCGTGACCAAGTGACCCCTGACCGTGGAATGACCCCCAAatgaccctgagtgacccctgacccctgagtgacccctgagtgacccctgagtgacccctgagtgaccactcaCCCCCCAGGCCGCTCAGGGTCCCTCTGGCCGCGGCCACGGCgctgaggctgccccagagGCACAGCGCCACGGCCACCGCGCGCCACCTGCGGGGGGacaaaaattccctttttctatcccaaaattctctctttttatCCCTAAATTCCCTTTTctatccccaaaattcccttttctatcccaaaattcccttttctatctcaaaattccctttttttatcccaaaattcccttttctatcccaaaattccctttttttatcccaaaattcccttttctatcccaaaattcccttctttatcccaaaattccctttttttaccccaaaattcctttttctatcccaaaattccttttttttatcccaaaattcccttctttaccccaaaattccctttttttatcccaaaattcccttctttaccccaaaattccctttttttatcccaaaattcccttctttatcccaaaattccctttttttatcccaaaattcccttctttatcccaaaattcccttctTTACCTCTAAATTCCcttttttatcccaaaattcccttctctatcccaaaatcccttctttatcccaaaatcccacttttccccctaaaatttccctttttttctcccaaaattgGCGTTTTTACTCCAAAATTCCCTTCTTTACCCCTAAATTCCcttttttatcccaaaattcccttttctaTCCCAAAATCCCTTCTTTATCCCAAaacccctcttttccccttaaaaattccctttttttctcccaaagttcttttttttactCCAAAATTCCCCTTTTTCGCCCctaaattccctttttttctcccaaaacccCTTTTTTATCCCAAAATCCCTTTTTACCCCTAAATatcactgggtttttttcccaaaaaaaacccttttcacccaaaattcccatttttcacccccaaattcccttttcaCCACAAAATTCCatatttcaccccaaaattcacttttttaaaCCCAAAACGCCCTTTTTCCCACTAAAATTCCTGTTTTCCCCCTTAAAATTCCCCTTTTatgccccaaaattcccttttcaaAGATAATTCCCTTTTTTaccaaaaattttttttctcccaaaaaatctaattttcccttccctaaaaaaacccttttcccCCCTAAAAATCCCTTTTTGCCCCTgaaaattctccccaaaaaacttttttcctctaaaaattccctttttccaccccaaaattcccctatTTCCCCTCAGAAATTCccctttcccccattttcctgcAATCCCCTCTcaaatttccccatttccccctcaaattttctcatttttccacccaaaatttccatttctcccccaaaatcccctccccACTTCAGCCCCGCCCCATTTATGCCCCACCCCATTTAAGCCCCGCCCCTTTCTCACCTGTCGGGCAGGTAAGGCCCcgccaggggcagcagcagcttcaccaCCAGGGCGGGGACGACGTCGGCCAATAGCACGGCCTGAGGGGTGGGGTCAAGCCACGCCCACACAGGCCACACCCCATCAAGCCCCACCCACTTTAAGGCCTGCCCAATGAGGAACCCTCCCTAAAAAGCCCCACCCACTTTAAGGCCTGCCCAATGAGGAACCCTCCCTAAAAAGCCCCGCCCCTTGTAGCCCCACCCAATCAGACCCCACCTATTTAAGCCCCACCCACTCAGGCACTCCCGAAGCCCCTCCCATTAAAGCCCctccccacagccactcccacaTAAGCCCCACCCACATAAGCCCCACCCACTTTAAGGCCTGCCCAAtgagaaaccctccctaaaaAGCCCCGCCCCTTGTAGCCCCACCCAATCAGACCCCACCTATTTAAGCCCCACCCACTCAGGCACTCCCGAAGCCCCTCCCATTAAAGCCCCTCCCCAAGCCACTCCCACATAACCCCCACCCACATAAGCCCCACCCACTTTAAGCCATCACCCTTTGATCACCAAATTTTAAGCCACACCCATTTAAGCCCCACCCCTTTAGATCCCCACTCTTTGAGCCACACCCATTTAGGCCCCGCCCCTTTAAGCCATTCCCTTTTCAGCTCCTCCCATTTAAGCCCCACCCATTCAATCCCCACCCACTTAAGCCCCACCCCTTTAAACCCCACCCTTTAAGCCCCTCCCATTTAAGCCACACCCCTTTTAGCCCCGTCACTCTAAGCCCTGCCCTTTTAAGCTCCACCCTTTGAACCACGCCCATTAATCCCTAACCCATAAAGCCCCGCCCATTTAAAACCCATCCCCCTTCATCCCCTCCCATTTAGGCCCCGCCCCGTTAAGCCCCGCCCCCCAAAAGCCACACCCACCCCAGTCCCCACAGGGTCGCAGTCGTGCCGGCTCCGATTCCGCCGCTCCtccccctaaaaatccccaaaaagcCAATCAGGAAAAGGGGGCGTGGCCACCCAAAAAAAGAGGGCGTGGTCACAAAAGGGGGCGTGGCCACTCACGGGGCGTGGCTCCAGCAGGTCGCGGGCGGCGCTGAGCATCACCACGTACGGGAGGTTGTTACagagccccaaaatcctgcGGGGGCGGGGCCTTAGGGGGCGTGGCCACGCGAGTGGGCGTGGTCACACCTGGGTGTGGCTCGCCCGGAAGGGGCGTGGTTGTTGGGGGCGGGGAGGGGCCGAAATGGCGGGAAGTTGAGGGGGGGTTTTAGGGTGGGGGAGGGGTTTAGAGGGGTGTGGTCGTACATGGGTGTGGTCCAAGGGGCGGGGCTTGGTTGGGTGGGgcggtgggggaggggaagatCAAAAGTGGCTGTTTTGGcgggaaatttggggtgggggaggggcttcAGTGGGTGTGGGAGAGTGGGTGTGGTCACATGTGGGTGTGAGCCGGAAGGGCGGGGCTTAAATGGGTGGGGCCACGGGAGAGGTGTCCCCAACATGGCTCCGTTTTGGcgggaaatttggggggtttttagggtgggggaggggcgtAAAGGGGAGAGGCTGAGTGGGCGTGGCTACAAAAGTGGGTGGGGTCAGATTCAAAGGAGGCGGGGCTTAAATGGGTGGAGGTTCCCAAAAATGGCTCCATTTTGGCGGGAAATCCGGGGGGGGtgggtggggggggtgggggaaagTGTTTTagaggtgggggaggggcttgggggggcgTGGTCTGAAGTGGGGGAGGGTCCTGAacgggtgggggaggggcgctCACCAAAAAGCCGCTCCGATTCGCCAGGAGGAGGTCGGggggggcgggggaggggcgGAGTCATCCTCTGGGGGGAGGGGAGAAGTTTTGAAAGGGAttctgggggaatttggggaggttttggggttggtttttgcATCCCGCTCCCGTTTTAGGGCCCCGGTCCCCACTCCCGGTTCCCCTTCCCGGCTCCATTCCTGGCCCCTTTATCCCGGTTTTAATTCCGGGGTTTTATCCCGGTTTTTAACCCGAATTCCCGCTTTTCATCcccatttttttaatctccGTTTTTGCCTCTCACCCGGCGACAGCAGCGGTTCCTCGTCCGCCATGTTGGGCGCTGGTCATGTGACACCGCCGTCACGTGACGTTCCCCCAAGCGAACCCATATTCGGAGATGCGTGGGCGTGGCTTTAAGGCACGCAAATCCATATTAGGTTGTGTAGGGCGTGGCTCTGTAAGAAGCTTAACCATATAAGGAATACGGTGGGCGTGACTTACGAGCTGGTTGTAAATAATAATAAGTAGGCGCGGCGTTGTGccatataaggaaaaaaaggcgTGCCCGTAACCATATATGGCGCTATGTGGGCGTGGTTTGTGGccctctccccttcctcccGCCGCTCCCCTCAGGAGCCGCCGCCATTTTGCCCCCCCCAATCGCCGTTCCATTCTCCCGTCATGGCGCTGGTCTCGGCGGATTCGCGCATCGCGGagctgctgggggagctgcaCCAGCTCATTAAACAGACGCAGGTGCCGCAATTTCTTTTAGGATCTTCCCGTTTTCCTTTAAGATTCCTCTTTCCTCCTCAGTATCCCCCATTTCCCATCCCCGATTCCCCTTTGCTCCGTTTTTCCCGCTTGTCTCCTCACCGATCCCGCTATTTCCTCCCCGTTTCCCCTCGcggacccccaaaaatcacccattTCTCCCCAAATCATCTCTTTCCCCACACGGATCTCCCTTTTGTCCCGCATTTCCCGTCACAAAATCGCGTTTCCCCCTCACAAATCCCCCgttttccctcaaaatcccgAGTTTCCCTCCACAAAGTTCACAAAATCACCCATTTTTAGCCCCAGACCCTTCATTTTACCCAAATATCGAGCATGTGTAGTCCTAAAATCACCCATTTTACCATAAAAGTGCCCAATTCTATTAGAAAATGGGCTATTTTATCCCAAATTCACAAATTTTGCTCTAAAATTGATCGATTTAACTTTAAAATTGCCCCTTTCCTGCCCCCAAATCACCTGCTTCTACCCTAAATCCCTCTTAATTGACTCAAATCCCACATTCCCACCCCCAAATTCCGTTTTTCCCTTAAAATCCACCTTTTTCCCTGAAATCCCccacttttctctctttttgctCCTTGAAATTCATCTTTATTAACTCCATTCTCCAAAATccatcatttttttcctcaaaaatctCCATTTACTAACTCCAACCTCCAAAAtccatcatttttttttctcaaaaatctCCATTTATTAACTccaacccccaaaatccctcattTCCCCCTcaaatttttcaatttcttaATTCGTACTCCTCAAAATTCATCATTCTCTCCTCATAAATCTCCATTTATTAGCTCcaacccccaaatttcccaatttttcccccgAAAATTCCCCCTTTATTAAGCTAAAActccccttttctctccttttttcctcgttttccccccattttcacccctttccccctcctttttgcttcaatttttcccccattttcacccctttccccctcctttttccttcaatttttcccccattcccccctcctctttcccctcctttttttcttcatttccctcccatttttccctatttttcccccttttcccctccttttttctgtatttccccccttttccccaattttttcccccaattttccccctcaGGAGGAACGCTCCCGCAGCGAGCACAACCTGGTGAACATCCAGAAGACGCACGAGCGGATGCAGACGGAGAACAAAAGTAAAAATTCCCGGGATTTagcgggaattttggggggattttggggggttttgggacattttgactcccaaaatccccttcaGTCTCCCCCTATTACCGCACCAAGCTCCGAGGGCTCTACACCACAGCCAAGGCCGACGCTGAGGCCGAGTGCAAGTGAGTCCAGAATTCCCGTTTttaaacccaaaaaaccctcaaatctCTACGTTATCCCTtcaaattcccatttccccctctAGATTCCCACTTTTACCCCTCATATTTTCGCTTTTTGCCCtcagattttcctttttcccccctcagaTTTCTGTCGCTTCCCTTCCAATTTCCACTTTTCCCCCTCAGATTAtcgctttttttttcctctcggGTTTCTGTTTTCCCCTTCAAATTCCTGCTTCATCTCTCCAGAGTCCTACGTTTTCCCTCagatttccccttttccccctcagatTCTCACTTTTGCCTTCAAACTCCTTCTTTATCTCTCCAGATTGCTGCTTTTCCCCCCTCAGCTTTCCACATTTTGccctcagattttttttttcttccaatttctgctttttctccccagaTTTCCACCTTTTCCCTCACGATTTCTATGCTTTCACCtcacatttctgcttttttttgccTCAAATTCCCACTTTATCCCTCCAAATTCCCACTTTCCCCCCTCAAAGTTCCGCGTAACTGCATGaaaatttgacttttttctctcaaacttctgctttttccattaaattccTGCTTCTTCCCCTGaagtttctttttccccccatttttgtCTCAAACCCCCCCCCctttatttccaaataaaaccctttttctccccaaatcctttttctttacaattccttcatttttcctcactattccccccctttttcctcacaattctccccttttccctcacaattccctcattttcccttaaaattcctcctttttccctcaCAATTCCCCCATTTCTCCACACAATTCCCCTTTTTCCTCACaattctctgcttttccctcaCAATTCCCTCCTTTTGCCTTAAAattcctcccttttccttcacaaTTCTCCGCTTTTCCCTCacaattcccccttttcccttaaaattcctccttttccctcaaaatttccccctttttcctcacaattccctccttttccctcacaattccccctttttcctcacaattccctcctttttttctcacatttctctccttttttctcacaattccctccttttccctcacaattcctcccttttccctcaaaattccctctttttccctcaaaatttcccccttttttctcaCAATTCTCCCCTTTTTCCTCACaattccccccttttctctgaaaattcCCCCCTTTTTCCACACAATTCTCCGCTTTTCCCTCAcattccctccttttcccttaaaattcctccccttttcctcacaattcccctctcccctcacaattccctcCTAATTTTCCTAAAAACCCCATTTTCCACCCCCCCCACCAaatccctcccttttcccttccccacccctTCCCGCCTTCCGAAATCGACTTtttccccaaccccccccaaattttttttttaccttttctcccctcatttttatttttttttttgttttttttttttttttttggcctccCCCAGCGTCCTCCGGAGAGCCCTGGATAAAATCGCCGAGATCAAATCCCTGCTCGAGGAGCGCCGCATCGGTACGGCCGCGGTcgggggcgccgccgccgcgccgctcCCCTCACCGCCGGAAAAAAGACGGGAAACCCCTCCGACccctcaaaaaaaccaaaaaaaaaaccccaaaaatatccctCGAAACCCcgcccaaatcccccaaaattcgACGGGGTTGGTTCGGGTTGgggttgttattttttttttttttatatatatatttttttttaaattccagcGGCAAAAATCGCCGGGATTTACAGCGAGGCGGAGCCGCCCAGGAAGACGATGAGGAGGGGGGTGCTGATGACGCTGCTGCAGCAGTCGGCCATGACGCTACCCGCTGTGGATCGGGAAGCCCGgggaaaagtgaggaaaaatgggggaaaaatgggaaaaaattgggaattttggaggatCATGAGGGTTTGAGTGGattaagagggttttttttttggggggaagggggaatttgaggggaaaatggggaatttggggggaaaatggggtttTTGAGGGTACTAAGGACGGCGCCGCTGTGGATCGGGAAGCCCGgggaaaagtgaggaaaaatggggggaaaaaatgggaattttgggggatcaTGAGGGTTTTAGGAGGAtaaagagagggtttttttttgggggggaagaaggaacttgaggggaaaatagggaatttgtgggggaaaaaggggCTTTTGAGGTTACAAAGGATGGCGCTGCTGTGGATCGGGAAGCCCGgggaaaagtgaggaaaaatggggagaaaatgggaaaaaattgggaattttgggggatcaTGAGGGTTTGGGTGGattaagagggtttttttttgggggggaagggggaatttgaggggaaaatggggaatttgggTGGGAAAATGGGGTTTTTGAGGGTACTAAGGATGGCGCCGCTGTGGATCGGGAAGCCCGGGGAAAAgtgagggaaaatggggagaaaatgggaaaaaattgggaattttggaggatCATGAGGGTTTGGGTGGATTaagattgtttttttttggggggggaatggggaatttgaggggaaaatggggatttgtggggtaaaatggggaatttgggtgggaaaatgggattttgaggGTACTAAGGATGGCGCCGCTGTGGATCGggaagcctggggaaaagtgaaagaaaacgggggaaaaatgggaattttgggggatcaTGAGGATTTGGGTGGATTAAgatggttttttggggggggggaatggggaatttgaggggaaaatggggaatttgggtgggaaaaggggtttTTGAGGGTACTAAGGATGGTGGCGCTGTGGATCGGGAAGCCCGgggaaaagtgaggaaaaatggggggaaaatggggaaaaaatggaattttggggtaTCATGAGGGTTTGGGTGGattaagagggttttttttggggggtggaagggggaatttgaggggaaaatggggaatttgtgggggaaaatgggatttttgagggTACTAAGGATGGCGCACTGTGGATCGGGAAGCCCGgggaaaagtgaggaaaaatggggggaaaatggggaaaaaatgggaattttggggtatCATGAGGGTTTGGGTGGattaagagggttttttttgggggggaagggggaatttgaagggaaaatggggaatttgggTGGGGAAAAAGGGGTTTTTGAGGGTACTAAGGACGGCGCCGCTGTGGATCGGGAAGCCCGgggaaaagtgaggaaaaatggggggaaaatggggaaaaaatgggaattttggggtatCATGAGGGTTTGGGTGGAttaagagggtttttttgggggggggagggggaatttgaagggaaaatggggaatttgggTGGGAAAAAGGGGTTTTTGAGGGGTACTAAGGATGGTGCGCTGTGGATCGGGAAACCCGGGAAAAAGTCaggaaaaacggggggaaaaatgggaattttgggggataaTGAGGATTTTAGGAGGATAAAGAGgagttttttttgggggggaagggggaacttgaggggaaaatggggaatttgggggagaaatgggatttttgagggTACTAAGGATGGCGCCGCTGTGGATCGGGAAGCCCGGggaaaagtgagagaaaacgggggaaaaatgggaattttgggggatcaTGAGGATTTTAGGAGGATAAAgagggggtttttttggggggaaaggggaatttgaggggaaaatggggaatttgtggggggaaaatgggatttttgagggTACTAAGGACGGCGCCGCTGTGGATCGGGAAGCCCGgggaaaagtgaggaaaaatgggggaaaatgggaaaaaattgggaattttggaggatCATGAGGGTTTGAGTGGattaagagggttttttttttgggggggaagggggaatttgaggggaaaatggggaatttgggtgggaaaaggggtttTTGAGGGTACTAAGGATGGTGCCGCTGTGGATCGGGAAGCCCGgggaaaagtgaggaaaaatggggggaaaatggggaaaaaatgggaattttggggtatCATGAGGGTTTGGGTGGattaagagggtttttttttgggggggaagggggaatttgaggggaaaatggggatttgtggggtaaaatggggaatttgggtgggaaaatgggatttttgagggTACTAAGGATGGCGCCGCTGTGGATTGCGAAGCCCGGGAAAAAgtcaggaaaaatgggggaaaaaatgggaattttgggggatcaTGAGGATTTGGGTGGATTAagatggttttttttgggggggaagggggaat
It contains:
- the CLN3 gene encoding battenin isoform X2; translation: MADEEPLLSPEDDSAPPPPPPTSSWRIGAAFWILGLCNNLPYVVMLSAARDLLEPRPGEERRNRSRHDCDPVGTGAVLLADVVPALVVKLLLPLAGPYLPDRWRAVAVALCLWGSLSAVAAARGTLSGLGGVALGSAGAGLGEVTFLTLASSYPSSGISYWSSGTGGAGLGGALAFWGLRAWLPLPQSLLPFLALPPLMLLSFFFLLGPAPPPRPDPPLPHPGEGGGAWAEKWGVAKAALRLGAPLGVVYFAEYFVNQGLMELLYFPSSPLPHSAQYRTLQLLYQAGVFVSRSSLRCLRLRRLWGLALAQVLLAAFLLAAVAVNHLLPGLGVAAALAVGEGLLGGGAYGNAFANLGQQVPLPQQPLAVAVVTLMAEVAIAAAGGVALGAHAAFCGQE
- the CLN3 gene encoding battenin isoform X3, whose product is MADEEPLLSPEDDSAPPPPPPTSSWRIGAAFWILGLCNNLPYVVMLSAARDLLEPRPGEERRNRSRHDCDPVGTGAVLLADVVPALVVKLLLPLAGPYLPDRWRAVAVALCLWGSLSAVAAARGTLSGLGGVALGSAGAGLGEVTFLTLASSYPSSSGISYWSSGTGGAGLGGALAFWGLRAWLPLPQSLLPFLALPPLMLLRLQLLYQAGVFVSRSSLRCLRLRRLWGLALAQVLLAAFLLAAVAVNHLLPGLGVAAALAVGEGLLGGGAYGNAFANLGQQVPLPQQPLAVAVVTLMAEVAIAAAGGVALGAHAAFCGQE
- the CLN3 gene encoding battenin isoform X1 yields the protein MADEEPLLSPEDDSAPPPPPPTSSWRIGAAFWILGLCNNLPYVVMLSAARDLLEPRPGEERRNRSRHDCDPVGTGAVLLADVVPALVVKLLLPLAGPYLPDRWRAVAVALCLWGSLSAVAAARGTLSGLGGVALGSAGAGLGEVTFLTLASSYPSSSGISYWSSGTGGAGLGGALAFWGLRAWLPLPQSLLPFLALPPLMLLSFFFLLGPAPPPRPDPPLPHPGEGGGAWAEKWGVAKAALRLGAPLGVVYFAEYFVNQGLMELLYFPSSPLPHSAQYRTLQLLYQAGVFVSRSSLRCLRLRRLWGLALAQVLLAAFLLAAVAVNHLLPGLGVAAALAVGEGLLGGGAYGNAFANLGQQVPLPQQPLAVAVVTLMAEVAIAAAGGVALGAHAAFCGQE
- the SGF29 gene encoding SAGA-associated factor 29, which translates into the protein MALVSADSRIAELLGELHQLIKQTQEERSRSEHNLVNIQKTHERMQTENKISPYYRTKLRGLYTTAKADAEAECNVLRRALDKIAEIKSLLEERRIAAKIAGIYSEAEPPRKTMRRGVLMTLLQQSAMTLPAWIGKPGEKPPPLCGAVPAAGDYVAKPGDKVAARVKALEGDEQWILAEVVSYSHAANK